The following proteins come from a genomic window of bacterium:
- a CDS encoding sigma-54 dependent transcriptional regulator translates to MKILIIDDHQPTLALLSAIIKKGGYEPVTASQGAEALDIIRGEDIGVVFTDLVMPGMDGLTFLLEAKNVDGDLPVIMMTGQGSVETAVEAMRRGAEDYLSKPIKRDEVLVQIERALEKRKLLRENRELKGELADRYTFETIIGNSRKMHEVFKLIAKVADVDSTVLIRGENGTGKDLVAKAIHYNSKRRDGPFIKIDCTALPEGLLESELFGYKKGAFTGAHRDKPGRVENADGGTLFLDEISELDLPLQAKVLRLIQEHRFERLGENQVRDVDIRIVASTNRDLEREMEEGRFRRDLFYRLNVVPVTLPPLREREGDVILITKALFERTCQRYNRRLEGISQGAVEALERYPWPGNVRELENLIERIVVLTDGERVNVTLENLPENILAAEDGFLGHAVAQGLSLDELEREYIKAVLARTSGHKAEAAQILGINRKTLLEKRKRYNLE, encoded by the coding sequence ATGAAAATACTGATCATAGACGACCACCAGCCCACCCTGGCCCTGCTGTCCGCCATAATCAAGAAGGGCGGCTACGAACCGGTGACCGCCTCGCAGGGCGCCGAGGCGCTGGACATCATCCGCGGAGAGGACATCGGCGTGGTCTTCACCGATCTGGTCATGCCCGGGATGGACGGCCTCACCTTTTTGCTGGAAGCCAAGAATGTTGACGGGGACCTGCCGGTGATAATGATGACCGGCCAGGGGAGCGTGGAGACGGCGGTGGAGGCGATGCGGCGCGGCGCCGAGGACTACCTCTCCAAGCCGATCAAGCGCGACGAGGTCCTGGTCCAGATCGAACGCGCCCTGGAAAAGCGGAAGCTCCTGCGCGAGAACCGGGAGCTCAAGGGCGAGCTGGCCGACCGCTACACCTTCGAAACCATCATCGGCAACTCCAGGAAGATGCATGAGGTTTTCAAGCTCATCGCCAAGGTGGCCGACGTGGACTCCACCGTTTTGATCCGGGGGGAGAACGGCACCGGCAAGGACCTGGTGGCCAAGGCCATCCACTACAACTCCAAGCGGAGGGACGGGCCCTTCATCAAGATAGACTGCACCGCCCTGCCCGAGGGGCTCCTGGAGAGCGAACTCTTCGGCTACAAGAAGGGGGCGTTCACCGGGGCCCACCGCGACAAGCCGGGGCGTGTCGAGAACGCCGACGGCGGAACCCTCTTCCTCGACGAGATATCGGAGCTGGACCTGCCGCTCCAGGCCAAGGTCCTGCGGCTCATCCAGGAGCACCGCTTCGAACGTCTGGGCGAGAACCAGGTCCGCGATGTGGACATCCGCATCGTGGCCTCCACCAACCGCGACCTGGAACGGGAGATGGAGGAGGGGCGCTTCCGCCGCGACCTCTTCTACCGCCTCAACGTGGTGCCCGTCACCCTGCCGCCCCTGCGCGAGCGCGAGGGCGACGTCATTCTCATCACCAAGGCGCTCTTCGAGCGGACCTGCCAGCGGTACAACCGCCGACTGGAGGGCATCTCCCAGGGGGCGGTCGAGGCCCTGGAACGCTACCCCTGGCCCGGAAACGTCCGCGAGCTGGAAAATCTGATCGAGCGCATCGTCGTGCTCACCGACGGCGAGCGGGTCAACGTCACCCTGGAAAACCTCCCGGAGAACATCCTGGCCGCCGAGGACGGCTTTCTGGGGCACGCCGTGGCCCAGGGGCTCTCCCTGGACGAACTGGAACGGGAGTACATCAAGGCGGTCCTGGCCCGGACCAGCGGTCACAAGGCCGAGGCCGCCCAGATTCTGGGCATCAACCGCAAGACCCTTCTGGAGAAGCGCAAGCGGTACAACCTGGAGTGA
- a CDS encoding branched-chain amino acid aminotransferase, producing the protein MDKPRFYFLNGGKTAELDFSNLGFDYLRCPYRFEAVFEHGIWRTRGVIEDSVMHLPEGSQALHYGQELFEGMKVQSGTDGKVYAFRPLENARRMNDGARYLQAPPIPEDLFIRGIEEVTLANLPYVPPYGSGAALYVRPFYLGVGDNVGVKPAKSYIFRIFVTPVGPYFKGGFGPDQGKRFRVSEHDRAAPRGTGHIKAGGNYAASFIAGHEAKGHGYAEALYLDPALHTYIEEIGAANFLGLKGKALITPESHSILPSITRRSIMEIAEKVFKWPTETRKIPLAELDTLDAAACCGTAAVLVWVQEIVGPEKSWTFPFDERWQKLYDELVGIQTAARPDPFGWRHEIKG; encoded by the coding sequence ATGGATAAACCACGTTTCTACTTCCTGAACGGCGGGAAAACGGCGGAGCTTGACTTCTCGAACCTCGGCTTCGACTACCTCCGCTGCCCCTACCGTTTCGAGGCGGTGTTCGAGCACGGAATCTGGCGGACGCGGGGGGTCATCGAGGACAGCGTGATGCACCTACCCGAGGGCAGCCAGGCGCTGCACTACGGCCAGGAGCTCTTCGAGGGGATGAAGGTCCAGTCCGGCACCGACGGGAAGGTGTACGCCTTCCGTCCCCTGGAGAACGCCCGACGGATGAACGACGGGGCAAGGTACCTCCAGGCCCCGCCGATACCCGAGGACCTCTTCATCCGGGGCATCGAGGAGGTCACGCTGGCCAACCTGCCCTACGTGCCGCCCTACGGATCCGGGGCGGCGCTCTACGTGAGGCCCTTTTATCTGGGCGTCGGGGACAACGTGGGCGTCAAGCCGGCCAAGAGCTACATCTTCCGCATCTTCGTCACCCCGGTGGGTCCCTACTTCAAGGGCGGGTTCGGACCCGACCAGGGCAAGCGCTTCCGGGTGTCGGAACACGACCGGGCGGCGCCCCGGGGCACGGGGCACATCAAGGCCGGCGGCAACTACGCGGCCAGCTTCATCGCCGGACACGAGGCCAAGGGCCACGGCTACGCCGAGGCGCTGTACCTCGACCCCGCCCTTCACACCTACATCGAGGAGATCGGGGCGGCCAACTTCCTCGGTCTCAAGGGGAAGGCGCTCATCACGCCCGAGTCGCACTCCATCCTCCCCTCCATCACCCGCCGCTCGATCATGGAAATCGCGGAAAAGGTCTTCAAGTGGCCCACCGAGACCCGGAAAATCCCGCTGGCGGAGCTGGACACACTCGACGCCGCCGCCTGTTGCGGCACCGCCGCGGTGCTCGTCTGGGTTCAGGAAATCGTGGGGCCCGAGAAGAGCTGGACCTTCCCCTTCGACGAACGTTGGCAGAAGCTCTACGACGAGCTGGTGGGCATCCAGACGGCGGCCAGGCCCGATCCCTTCGGCTGGCGCCACGAGATAAAGGGCTGA
- a CDS encoding LysM peptidoglycan-binding domain-containing protein, protein MKKFFPILLVILFVLPAFAQGEVELSDVERDRIKAELDADEEGTGLSREELVEKYNGEAADLNGKAEPIEAENETLRARLNDLEKQIQDVNAEARKYEIPVEPPKKYDTYVVVDGDCLWMIAENVWGWQRCAEWPRIYEVNKDLIKDPDLIYPGWSLNIPLD, encoded by the coding sequence ATGAAGAAATTCTTCCCGATCCTCCTGGTTATCCTCTTCGTTCTCCCGGCCTTCGCTCAAGGTGAAGTGGAGCTCTCCGACGTGGAGAGGGATCGCATCAAGGCCGAACTCGATGCTGACGAAGAGGGAACCGGACTGAGCCGTGAAGAGCTCGTCGAGAAGTACAACGGCGAGGCTGCCGACCTGAACGGCAAAGCTGAGCCCATCGAGGCCGAGAACGAGACGCTACGCGCTCGTCTGAACGACCTCGAGAAGCAGATCCAGGATGTCAACGCCGAAGCCCGCAAGTACGAGATTCCCGTCGAGCCGCCGAAGAAGTACGACACCTACGTCGTAGTTGACGGTGACTGCCTCTGGATGATCGCCGAGAACGTCTGGGGTTGGCAGCGTTGCGCCGAATGGCCGCGGATTTATGAGGTTAACAAGGACCTCATCAAGGACCCGGACCTCATCTATCCCGGCTGGAGTCTCAACATCCCTCTCGACTGA
- a CDS encoding DUF488 domain-containing protein, translating to MGYIFTIGYEGASLVSFIGTLEREGIATLLDVRRDPWSRRPEFRKRGLEEALAVAGIAYRNEPRLGVPRDIRERFRDGAAPEIFAAWYAAEVLAKNTDLLRELSESVKSTPTALLCYEADPARCHRALLALELARLTGLPVRHLAPATAAEQP from the coding sequence ATGGGGTACATCTTCACCATCGGTTACGAGGGCGCGTCCCTCGTTTCTTTTATCGGGACGCTCGAGCGCGAAGGTATAGCGACGCTCCTCGACGTCCGGCGCGACCCCTGGTCCCGCCGGCCCGAATTCCGAAAGCGCGGGCTGGAAGAGGCCCTGGCCGTCGCCGGCATCGCCTACCGCAACGAGCCCCGGCTCGGGGTGCCGAGGGACATCCGGGAGCGCTTCCGCGACGGAGCGGCTCCGGAAATTTTCGCCGCCTGGTACGCCGCCGAGGTGCTGGCCAAAAACACAGACCTGCTGCGGGAGCTGTCTGAATCAGTAAAGTCAACGCCGACCGCCCTTCTGTGCTACGAGGCCGACCCGGCCCGCTGCCACCGGGCTCTTCTGGCCCTGGAGCTCGCCCGCCTGACCGGCCTTCCCGTCCGCCACCTCGCCCCGGCGACCGCGGCGGAGCAGCCGTAA
- a CDS encoding Do family serine endopeptidase, whose translation MDPVDELALRKWKVLTFTLAALVLGLGVLLTVVYVNGPGEAAPATTSTVQAINPEDLPKFADTNKAFVAVAQVVGPAVVQVQTVTKVTGSSFPGFDFSPPDFPGGDPFEFFFGPHGGQEKDFYAEGNGSGVIVSPEGYILTNNHVVEGAKEIRVALTDGREFDATVVGADPSSDIAVIKIEAEGLPVAPLGNSDDLQVGDWVVALGSPFGLENTVTAGIVSATGRTNMRLADYEDFIQTDAAINPGNSGGALVNLAGQVVGINTAIASRTGGYMGVGFAIPVNQARGVMDQLIETGTVTRGWLGVSIQDVTPALRETLGLDEAVKGALVGEVMSDTPAGEAGIKVGDVIVGMDGRAVSDANDLRNRVAAVRPGKKVRLELLRNGDEQAVTVTVGERPSDLTPASSTTPGGPPTRGGKETVRGITVGSLTPELKSRLGYEGNTGVVVLDVEGYGEAARVGISPGMVILKADGVSVNDPAELGKIVGKTEGPVLLYVWSHGGRSFVALPEEK comes from the coding sequence ATGGACCCCGTGGACGAACTGGCCCTGAGGAAGTGGAAGGTTTTGACCTTTACTTTGGCCGCGCTTGTTCTAGGTTTAGGCGTGCTCCTGACGGTCGTGTACGTGAACGGCCCCGGCGAGGCGGCCCCCGCGACGACGAGCACCGTGCAGGCCATCAATCCCGAGGACCTGCCCAAATTCGCCGACACGAACAAGGCCTTCGTGGCCGTGGCCCAGGTAGTCGGCCCGGCGGTGGTGCAGGTGCAGACGGTGACCAAGGTCACCGGCTCTTCCTTCCCCGGTTTCGATTTCAGCCCCCCCGATTTCCCCGGCGGGGACCCGTTTGAGTTCTTCTTCGGCCCCCACGGCGGGCAGGAGAAGGATTTCTACGCCGAGGGGAACGGCTCGGGGGTCATCGTCTCTCCCGAGGGTTACATTCTGACGAACAATCACGTGGTGGAGGGGGCGAAGGAGATCCGGGTCGCCCTGACCGACGGGCGTGAGTTCGACGCCACGGTCGTCGGCGCGGATCCCTCCTCCGACATCGCCGTGATAAAGATCGAGGCCGAGGGGTTGCCCGTGGCGCCCCTGGGTAATTCCGACGACCTCCAGGTTGGGGACTGGGTGGTCGCCCTGGGTAGCCCCTTCGGCCTTGAAAACACGGTCACGGCCGGGATAGTGAGTGCCACCGGCCGGACCAACATGCGCCTGGCGGACTACGAGGACTTCATCCAGACCGACGCCGCCATCAACCCGGGCAACTCCGGCGGCGCCCTGGTCAACCTCGCCGGCCAGGTCGTGGGCATCAACACCGCCATCGCCAGCCGCACCGGCGGCTACATGGGCGTGGGCTTCGCCATCCCGGTCAACCAGGCCAGGGGCGTCATGGATCAGCTCATCGAGACCGGGACGGTGACGCGGGGCTGGCTGGGGGTTTCCATACAGGACGTCACCCCGGCGCTGCGCGAGACCCTCGGGCTGGATGAGGCCGTGAAGGGCGCGCTGGTGGGCGAGGTCATGAGCGACACCCCGGCCGGGGAAGCCGGGATCAAGGTCGGCGACGTCATCGTCGGGATGGACGGCAGGGCGGTGTCGGACGCCAACGATCTGCGGAACCGCGTCGCGGCCGTCCGGCCCGGCAAAAAGGTGCGCCTGGAACTGCTCCGCAACGGCGATGAGCAGGCCGTGACGGTGACCGTCGGCGAGCGGCCCTCCGATCTGACCCCGGCCTCCTCCACGACCCCCGGCGGTCCGCCCACGAGGGGCGGCAAGGAAACCGTCCGCGGCATCACCGTGGGCTCTCTTACGCCCGAGCTGAAGTCCCGGTTGGGTTACGAAGGCAACACCGGCGTCGTGGTCCTGGACGTGGAGGGTTACGGCGAGGCCGCGCGGGTCGGCATCTCGCCCGGTATGGTCATCCTCAAGGCCGACGGCGTCTCGGTGAACGACCCGGCGGAGCTCGGGAAAATCGTCGGGAAAACGGAGGGGCCGGTTCTGCTCTACGTCTGGAGCCACGGCGGGCGGAGCTTCGTCGCCCTGCCCGAGGAGAAGTAG